Below is a window of Clostridiales bacterium DNA.
GCCGCCGGGGTGATGCGGAGGACTTTGGCGATTTCCCGGCTGGTGAGGTTCTGCCGGTATTTGAGCAGGATGACTTCCCGGTTTTTGACCGGCAGGCGCATGATGGCGTCCATCAGGTCCAGGCGGGTTTCATCCGGGGGCGGGGAGGAGAGGGGAAGTGAATCGGCGGGGACGTCCAGGCGCCGGTGTCTGAACCAGGCGGACTGGAGGTGGTCCCGGCAGGTGTTGGCGGCAATGTGGGTGAGCCATGTTTTTTCGGAGGCTTCGCCGCGGAAGGTGTGCCAGCGCGTATAGGCCTTGAGGAAGGTTTCCTGCATCGCTTCCCGGGCCAGGTCCACGTTATGGAGGTAACCGAAACACAGCTTCAGTATATCCTTTTCATACAGAAGCATGAGGCGGTTGACCTGTTCCCTGCGGTTATCTTCCATATCGGTGGCTCCCTGCAATACTCCCTGCAATCCCATCATCCTCCTTCCACATATATAGACGGGACTGCGGGGGAAAAGTTAACTGACGGGGGAAATAATGGATGAAAATTACGGGGGATGTATGACCTATTTTAGCAGAAAGAGGGGGAAGGGGGAAGCAGAGCGTGACAGAGGGACAGCCCTACTGTCACACGACGCCATGTGACAGTAGGGCTGTCCCTCTGTCACATGGGAAACTGAAAAGAACAGGAAATTGAAAAAAAGTCCGTATTTACGGGCTTTTTTTTGATTTTCCGGATTGCGCAAAAGGCAGAATTCTGTATAATAGAAAACAAGGGATTGTATCGGGAATTCCCATGGTACGCAAGCTGTAGGGGGAGGATGACCGGTACGATTATTGGAGGCGCCGGGTTCCGTGATGGGGGATTATTTGCGGGAACCGGTGGGAGAAAAGGCTGGAGATAGAAATGAACATGAAAAAAGTATGCTGCCTGTTTTTGGCTGCAGTGCTGCTGACGGTGATGGCCGGATGGGTCATGCCGGTTTCGGCTGCGGCGGAGGGAACCGCGGGGAGTTCCGACATGTCATCCGCGAAGGCGGATGCGCTGGCGAGGCGGCTGTTTTCGCTGGATGAAGCGGCGCCCCTCGTGATGGCGGGCCTGCTGGTGGTGGGCGTAGGCGCCCTGTGCGGGGCGGCTGTTTTGAAATTCCGGAAATAAACGAAGAACGAAACAATATGAAAAGAGCGCCGCGTATGCGGCGCTCTTGCTTTGTGGGTTTACAGGTTATTCGGCCGGTATAGCGGCGGGTTCTGCAGCGGGTTCGCTGTCCCGGATGGTGAATGTGAGTCCGTTGGCGTAGCAGTAGGAAATCAGTTCCGCGGTGCGGGGAATCTCAAACTTGGTATCGATGTCAGCGGAACAGGGGACGAACGCATTCTGGCCGAAGGATAAGACACTGTCCGGAATGATGACTTTCCGCAGGCCGGCCCAGAAGAACGCCTGCTCGCCGATGGTCCGGAGTCCTTCCGGGAGGTCGATGGATTCAAGATTGTCGCAGCCCATGAACGCCCTGTCTCCGATGGCGGTGACAGTGTCCGGGATGACAACGGATTCCAGCCCGTACCAGTCCATGAAAGCTTCATCCGCGATCGCGGTCACGGGATAGCCGTCCAGCTCCGCCGGAATGACCATATGGCGCATGAGCTGGAAGTCTTTTTTTCCGGTACGTCCTTTGACGACGGCGGTTCCGTCCTCATTGAGGGTATATGTGAGGCGGGATTCATAGTAACCGGGAGTGTCGCTGCCGGCATAATCTTCCGGGCCGGTCCAGATGGAATCGAGGGGAGCCTCCACTTTCCAGTTTCCGTCCACGACACCGCTGCAGGAACGGATATACAACGGGATTCCGGCTCCTTCCGCCAGGGGAAAGATGAATTCCTGTTCATCCGGTTCACTGCCCGGGGCCGGGGCTTTTCTCCATTCAAAGATGCAGACATCGCTGCGTTTTTCATAATCATTCAGCCAACTTTCGGAACCGGGAGCACAAATACATACATATTCCACCGGCCGGAAAACGTAGGGACTGGATGATTCGACAAACGGTTCATTATCTACATAGCGGAGGCGGACGTGGCACTGTCCGTCAATGATGCCGATTCCATCCAGCCGGATGCTGGGGTTGAGGCTGATATCCAGCGGGCTGGAAACGTCCAGGATCCGGGAAGGCAGTGTTTCGGAAGAATGCTTAACATAATCCGCCCAGTAGACAGACTGGTTGGGTAATGATTCATCCGGGACCATTGCCTCTGCACTGTCCCCATATTCCGCCAGATACGGCGCCAGATCCAGGACGGTATGGCTGATCAGTCCGAGTTCATCGAGGAAGAAGGTGACGGGCTGATTATCTCCGGGGATGGCGGTTCCATCGGTGACAAAGTGCGACAGGCGGGCGCTCATCCGGTTGGGGGTGTAAAGAATGTGGGCGTTGGTGCTGAGCGCGGCGCTGCCGACACCGTCGCACATGACGTCGACGGCGCCCCAGACATGGGTTTCCTCATTGATCCGGTTTCCTTCCAGGTCCTCCAGGGAATAAAGCACATCGGCGCCTTCACCATCCACCCCGGCGGCTTCGACCGTGAAGCGGATGCCTTCCTTTTCACAGCTGAGCCCGACCGGGCGGAGGTTATCTGCTTCCGCACTGGAATCGGACTCCGCCAGCCATTTCCGCCAGGGTTCTTCCGGCAGGGGATCAAAGCCGGTGGGCTGCGCAAGCGCGAAAGCCGGGTTTTCCGTTGCCGTTACCGGATCCGGCCGGGAAGCGGAATTCATCCGGATTCCGAAGAAGACCACCAGCGCGCACACCAGCGCGGCGGCCGGAAGCACAAGCTGCCGGACGGGAATGCGCCTTTTCGCCGGCGCGGGGTTTTCCTCCAGCTTTTTGTCCACCACCGGGCGCAGGGACGGCGCGGTGTCGATGCCGGACATGCAGTGGTCCAGGGTTTCGGTGATCAGCTGCTCCATATCTTTTTCTGTATTCACATTGTTATTCATTGCGGGATCCTCCTTCCAGCGTCTGCTTCAGTCGGCTGCACGCCTTGCGTATCCGTTTGGAGACGGCCGTCGGGGTCACGTGAAGCACCCGGGCGATCTCCTCGTTGCTCAGGCCGTGCTGGAATTTCATCTGGATGACTTCCCGGCTTTTGACGGGCAGGTTCATAATGGCAGCCATCAGGTCCAGCTGGGTTTCATCCGGGGGCGGGAAGGATGACGGCAGGGAATCCAGGGATACGTGCAGCTGCCGGTTCCGGAACCAGGCAGAGCGGAGGATATCCTTGCATGTGTTGGCCACAATACTGGTGAGCCAGGTTTTTTCCGCGGCTTCCCCGCGGTAGGTGCCGAAACGGGTATACACCTTCAGGAAGCTTTCCTGCAGCGCTTCCTGCGCCAGGTCGTAGTCCCGCAGGTAGATGTAACACAGCTTCAGCATATCCTTTTCATACTGAAGCATGAGCCGATTCACATGTTCCCTGCGGTTATCGTCCATCTTTGCTACTCCCGGCGAGAATTCATGCGCGATTTCCTGCATGGTCTGTCCGCCTCCCTCCACTTAATTAGACGGGACGGGAACGGGAAAATGAACCACGCGGAAAAAATGCACGCTTTTTTTGCGGATTTTTTCCGGAAATGAATATACCATAAAGAAGCCGAACGGCAAAGGGAGGGGATGGGGACTGTCCCTGCTGCTTCATGTGTTTTTGCCTGACGGGAAGAGTGGACGGGGATTGGAATAAATTGTATAATAGATCAAACGTCTATATGCCGCCGGAGGAACAAATATGGGTTATTCATATTCGAATATCCAGCTGAAAAAGGGAAGCCTGCCGATTGATCCGGAGAAAATCGCGGAGAAACTGGCTGCGGAGTACAGGCTGAAGCGAACGGAGTCCCGGGATGACGCGGATGTGACCGTCGCTATTGGGCCGGAGAACGCCGATCTATGGATCACCATCGTTTCGGAGATTTTTGACGAAGATCTGGAGAAAAGCTGCTCAATCGCGAAAGCACTGTCGGAGGAATACCGGACAGAGGCGATCGCCATCTCCTGTTTTGACAGTGATTACCTGTGCCTGAACCTGCTGGACGTGCAGAACAATGTGGACGCATGGGCGGCATGCGGCTGTTTCCCGGAAGGGAAAGCCCCGCGGAGGAGCAACATTGCGGCATGGAAGGCATATATCCCCGACGTGGAAGCAATGCGGCGGGTGATGCGCGAGCATTATGACTTTGCGGAGGAATGCCTGGGCGGGCTGGAGGAGATCCTTCTGCTTCCGGAAGCCCAGGGCCAGGTCTGTGTGGACTTTGCCGGGCCGGAACAAGGATACCGCTGCTGGTATTATACCGCGGAGACGGCAGGGACGAGCGGGACGCCAACGACTATAAGACCGGCATCATATTCCAGGAACATCGGCTTTGACTGGTACAGCTATGCCGGCTTCCATAATATCGCCGCAGCTTCACGCGGAGCGGGCGTCCTGTTCAGCGGAAAGGCTGTCACATCCGGGAATGTCGACATCCGGGAAGCGTGGATCGAGATTAAAGACAAACGCGGGAAACTGACCGGGGTTCCGATCGAATGGAAGTATAAATATCAGGGACGAATTGAAAACCGGATATGTACAGGGAATCCGGTTGAGCTGAAGAAGGTAACCCTTTCGGATGGCGAACAGGGCTTTTACGGGGAAGCACCGGACGTCAGGTTCCTGGAAACAAACTGGGACGGACTGCCGATGAGTAAAGCAAGGCGGATGTACTATGACCGGGAAATTCTGATCCGTTTTTACGCAATCCGGAAATGCCCGGAAGGCGTCAGTCCGGGAAGCTTAAAGGTCACTTTGATTCCGCTGCAGAATCCGGAAGGACGGGGAACCCACGAGGCTGAATTCCGGGATTAGAGACAACAAAAACAAGGAGCGCGGAATTGATATGTACCCTCTTTACTGGACACCCAGTAAGGAGGGTATTTTTATGCGTTACAGTTATGAGTACAAGATGAAATGTATTGAGATGTACAGAGAAGGAAGGTGGCCTGAGACCCCTACAGGTATTAAAGAAGCGCGATACTTTCATAATATGATCCTGCGATGGTTTCATGTAGTAGAAGCAAATGGGCCAGATATTCTCAAACCCCGGGAAACTAATAAGGATTGGACCCCAGAAGAGAGATATGAGCTGGTTGCAAAAGTCCTAGGTGGTTCATCAATCCAGTCTGTAGCTAATGAGGCGGGTATAAATAGCGGATTACTTACTTGCTGGGTTCGCAAATATAAGAACGAGGGGTATAATGGCCTTATAAACAAGAGAAAAGGTCGACCACCAAAGGAGCCCCATATGAAGAAAATCAATTACAACAACCCTAGGAAACTTAATGAGTCCGAGTATGAAGAACTCGTAAGGCTAAGGGCTGAAAACGAGTATATCAAAGCGGAAATCGAAGTCATAAAAAAAGAGATCGCCTTGAGAGAAGAAAAGGAAGCTGCGCGTCTCAAGGCGAAAAAGCAGCGATCATCAAAGAACTCAGAGAAGAAGAATACCAACTGAAGTATCTTCTTAAAGCGATGTGCCTTTCCAGATCCACATACTATTACGAAGTTTCAAAAGAAGATGTGGTAGCCAAAAGGAGCGAAGCAGTCGCAAGTGTGATCAGGGAAATCTTTGAATATAATAAAGGTCGATACGGTGTCCGGAGAGTACACCACGAACTGATCAACAGAGGCTATAAGGTAAACCACAAAAAGGTCCAGCGATTAATGCACTGCATGGACCTTAAAGGCAAACGCCCGAAAGAAAAATACCATTCTTATCAGGGAGAAGTTGGAAAGGTGGCAGATAACCTCATTAACCGAGACTTCAGTACAACAAAGCCTTTGCAAAAATGGACAACAGATGTTTCTCAATTCAATTTATCTTGGGGAAAATGCTATCTTTCTCCAATTCTGGA
It encodes the following:
- a CDS encoding helix-turn-helix domain-containing protein, with product MRYSYEYKMKCIEMYREGRWPETPTGIKEARYFHNMILRWFHVVEANGPDILKPRETNKDWTPEERYELVAKVLGGSSIQSVANEAGINSGLLTCWVRKYKNEGYNGLINKRKGRPPKEPHMKKINYNNPRKLNESEYEELVRLRAENEYIKAEIEVIKKEIALREEKEAARLKAKKQRSSKNSEKKNTN
- a CDS encoding sigma-70 family RNA polymerase sigma factor encodes the protein MQGVLQGATDMEDNRREQVNRLMLLYEKDILKLCFGYLHNVDLAREAMQETFLKAYTRWHTFRGEASEKTWLTHIAANTCRDHLQSAWFRHRRLDVPADSLPLSSPPPDETRLDLMDAIMRLPVKNREVILLKYRQNLTSREIAKVLRITPAAVSKRLSQAYALLKLTLEGEDEDE
- a CDS encoding leucine-rich repeat protein — translated: MNNNVNTEKDMEQLITETLDHCMSGIDTAPSLRPVVDKKLEENPAPAKRRIPVRQLVLPAAALVCALVVFFGIRMNSASRPDPVTATENPAFALAQPTGFDPLPEEPWRKWLAESDSSAEADNLRPVGLSCEKEGIRFTVEAAGVDGEGADVLYSLEDLEGNRINEETHVWGAVDVMCDGVGSAALSTNAHILYTPNRMSARLSHFVTDGTAIPGDNQPVTFFLDELGLISHTVLDLAPYLAEYGDSAEAMVPDESLPNQSVYWADYVKHSSETLPSRILDVSSPLDISLNPSIRLDGIGIIDGQCHVRLRYVDNEPFVESSSPYVFRPVEYVCICAPGSESWLNDYEKRSDVCIFEWRKAPAPGSEPDEQEFIFPLAEGAGIPLYIRSCSGVVDGNWKVEAPLDSIWTGPEDYAGSDTPGYYESRLTYTLNEDGTAVVKGRTGKKDFQLMRHMVIPAELDGYPVTAIADEAFMDWYGLESVVIPDTVTAIGDRAFMGCDNLESIDLPEGLRTIGEQAFFWAGLRKVIIPDSVLSFGQNAFVPCSADIDTKFEIPRTAELISYCYANGLTFTIRDSEPAAEPAAIPAE
- a CDS encoding sigma-70 family RNA polymerase sigma factor, with protein sequence MQEIAHEFSPGVAKMDDNRREHVNRLMLQYEKDMLKLCYIYLRDYDLAQEALQESFLKVYTRFGTYRGEAAEKTWLTSIVANTCKDILRSAWFRNRQLHVSLDSLPSSFPPPDETQLDLMAAIMNLPVKSREVIQMKFQHGLSNEEIARVLHVTPTAVSKRIRKACSRLKQTLEGGSRNE